The DNA sequence CGttatgctcttttttttttgcatgccctgtgatgtttttttgtaaaaagaaaaaaaaaaaaaaagtgaaacatcTCCTGTTTTTCTAAATATGATGGAATTGTCAACTGTTCCTTTTCCATTGTGTTATCTGATCTTTGTTTGAGGTGGCAGTGGCCCTGCAGAGAAAATCAAGTTGATGTTTACATGAGATGTGAGAAACATGCACTCAGGCCAACATGTTAAACTATTGCACTTCCTTTAGAGAAATTAGAAGCCATAATCTGTACAGTAGAATAATGAACAGTAAATGGTTGTTTTACTGTCCAACACATCAAATAGGGCATTTTTCCCTCCTAGATATTCATCAGTCAGCACACTGGATTTTACGCAACTGCAGtcactgtttattttttcattgtttaatgATTGCTGTGCAATTACTGCTATTTCAGATTATGTTTATTGAACGAATGTGAATGAGATTGTATTTTGCatgtctgtttttgtgtttgggGGTTGCACAGGAATGCTgcaaaaatgtgaataattttacTCAATGTTGATTATTCTTgtatgtgtgaaatatttttcagaGAAATCAATAGTTGCTTTTTCAAATGATTCATGTACAAAGTAATGTTTGgatgaatttgtatttattgggagaaataaaatcagattttagttttttgtgtgTAAGTCATCTTCTATATAAAAGACCAATATGATTATTTAATCTGGTATTATTGTGATTgtaatgaaatgcattttccctctcaccaccagagggtGTTAGAACACAAGCTCTCTATTTATCCAATGAAAAACTTCAGCTCAGTGGCAGATATCACATTGAAGGTTAAACGAGTagttctttcaaaaataaaaatatgctcTGAATACTTTACCCATATTATAGGTGAAACACAAAATACTAGGaagaatttttacatttttaaagtagaTGCTGATTTATACTGGTAGGACAAAAACACCATAGTAATCCATACAAATCCTGCTTGAGGATTGAGATTGAACCCTATacttttttacagacaaaagaAAACAAGGTTTTGAATGTGTTGAGATTTAAACATCAAATGGTCTCcctggatgtgtgtgtgtgtgtgtgtgtgtgtgtgtgtgtgtgtcggcaGCAATGATTGCATTCATCAATTATTCAAAAGGACAAAAgtgaaaacaaacttttattgcggcatttaaaacaatcaaataaatgctagaCATCCATACAGTACTTTAACATTAAGCACCATTGAGTTatacatatacaaacaaaaaccttttaaaattaTGATCAAGTATGTAACTTATAGCACCTGATGTGttcaaattacaaataatttttagcACCTTATTCTTTGATAACAATGCAATcggactgtttttttttttgttttgttttttctcagcACCATTCTACGTTCCTGAGACCCAGATTCTGCAGTCCAGACTGatatggttttaaaaaaaaaaaaaatatatatatatatatatatatatatatatatatatataaatactgccAGCTTTTATTGAAGACTCTTTTAAGTCACCGATTGGGGCAGAGATCAGTGCCTTGTGGTTTCAGAGCATTTAATCTCACTCTCCCGCTCTATATTTCTACCATGTGAGTCTCTCTCAAGTGGATTCTTGCTACTGAAAAAGGAAAGCCACATACATCCTGTTGAACAGCAATAAAAGCCCCCCTCCCCTCAATAAACAGAGCCAGACACAACCATACACACTCAAAGCAGATTTTCTCAGGACCTGACCCATCTAAAACCAACAAATGGCTGATTTTGATTCCATTTTCTTAAGCCAGATATAATAAcaattaccatttaaaatgttgAGGTCAATAGGATTTTTTAAGGAAATTAACACTttgattcagcaaggatgctttaaatgatcaaaaagtgacactaaagacataagacataagaatgatttctgaaggatcatgtggcactgaagactggaattttgcatcacgggaataaattacattttaaaataaaaatagaaaacagatatgttgtaaaaatatttcctaatattactgttttactgcacTTTGGagcaaatgaatgcagccttagCAACAACATGCTTCAATGTGAACTTGGTTTATTATGATTCCAGTTGCCTGTTAATGTCTGAAGGGACCAGCAGCAGTCGAAGTAATCAGTCACACCATGTAAACATCCTATCACATCTAACATAAACCAGCTACCCTTTCCCAGATGCTGCTGATGGATCCTATGAAGACCCTGCCTGATTTGTAAAAGCCTACACAGACCTAAATATCTGGGCTGCATTAGTGGTGCTCAACTGGTTTCGCTTCAGATCTGGAGATAACCTGGAGATGTCCCTAATGTCAAACATTTTGGTTAATATGACCATGAATTTTAGCATTTCTATGAAGCACGTGGTCAGCACCAAACCTCATATCTGATTCCTAGTCTGTAGAGGCATTTTCTTTTGTTATGCATACAGTTGCTCATTGTTTTTTGAAGATTAGCCTACAACGCCTCACACAACCTGACCATGTTGGCATCTGCCTAGTTTGACTATCTTTTTccacatgaaataaaattacaccAGACTACTGTACACACAGATTTTGATGTCAACCACAAAACATGTCAACCACAGAACAGTTACAAACCAACAGAAGGGACCTGCAGCTCATTTTTGGATCCTGATCCATCAGTTAAAAACTACTGGAattcatttatactgttaaTGTGCTGTCATATTTACGGTTGCTCTGCGACATTTTGCGGGGAGAAACCCAGTCATTACAATGAATCCGTGTGATCGGGAGTTTCGCATTAGGGCCAAAAATTTCCACATGCAGATTTGTCAGGTTCAGTTGGTCACGCGAATTCTTAGCGCTGACCCAAAGAAATCTGTAAGGTCTGAACGTGACTTCTGTATGAGCTGTGCTTCATAAATGTCGGCACTACTGACAATGGACCCTGCTAACAAAAAAtaggttttaaaacattttgccaACATTCCAATTAAGCcataaaaactttatttctgaatgtttctaaacattcaaaatgtccagagttgatgttttttcttggtTAGCCTACTTATGCAAACGGTAAGGGAACGTtccatttgatcattttgtAAACTTTCCGAAACAAGTAGTAGCctaacctttaaaaaatgttaaaagaacatccaactaaaatgtttacGAAAAAAATGGTCTTTTATGGATTTATAAATAACGTTTTTGtgctaacattttaaaatttgaacaaACTTTCCATTAATGTTATAGAACGTTGAGAGAATATTGCCGAGAACGTTCCGTGTAATATCTGATATACATTAGGCTGTACAATTTTAGGCTGTCCCAGACTAAAGATGCCCAACGTGAAACAATCATGCCGATTTCATTGATTGTGGCTCCTAAATGTTGGTCCTACGTCGTACTGTGAAAAAGGTTAAAAGATGGCCGTTGTCATGGTCTTGTGACCAAAGATAGACTGCGAAAATTTTCTGACAGTGTCAGATCATCTcacagtgtgtttgctgctaTGACCTATGTctaccctgttgaaaaaaacagcatatgctggttaggtatgttttgaagcatggttTGATCTGGTTTAAACCGTTCCTTAGCTAGTCATAAGCtgatcatgtgctggtcctaagctggtcctaagcaactagctcctgctcaggaccagcttagcacatgaccagcttaaaccagctcatgaccagcagccatacttcaaaacataccaaaccagcatatgctggatttttcaacagggtggcaattcacttaacttatttttttttaattatcatttacttaaaaggcaacgggtttcctcgattattttaagttaagtcaacttagcactttttacagtgcaataaaAATTCAACATGAAATGATGATCAACATGACATTGCGCTAAAGCTTAAAAAACTGAGGCGAAAAGAAGGAATACAGGTATGTGGAAACCACAACTGCCAAAGCGCGACAGGCCTACATCTTGCTCCGGCGCATGCTGATGATGTTTTATTCTTCTATAATAACTTGCGTCGTAAGTTGTATGTCCTAATGTGAAATAATGaaattttgctaatgtgaccACAACTTCATATAAGACCCCATGCACACTGAAGTAGAAAAAGCAGATTTCTCTACATTAGGAATTTAGTTTGGACTGCAGAAATCTAATATGAAATGTTTGGatgcttttcatttttgttaaagcTGCTCCACTGATCAAAAATTTTGGCACATTTTCAACCTTCATGTCCATAAACATTCCTTTCACTCCTTCCCATTGCCGTTTCTGGTCTCACTCAATTTCTGGTTTGATGAGGTATCCGTTAAAGGTGATGTAGATGTCCACATCGTCGCTATAGATGGCGTTTTCACGCTCACGTTTGTAGAGACGGACCCAGACCTCGTCGCCCTCCTGCAGAGGCAGCATGACGCTCTGGCTCTGCATGATGGAGCGGTCGCTGGGCTGAGCGTAGACGATGGCCTTCTCGCTGTTGTTCTGCATGATGTGCAGGTACGTCTCCTTGAAGTTCCATGTGTGGATGTTCACATTGAAGAAGTAGATTCCTGGGATTTGGCAGCGGTACTTCCCGGCAAACATGTTGAAGTGTTCAGGGGAGTTCACGAAGATGGTGTCGAAGATTAGGGCCTGGTAGTTGTCAATGCTGTGAAGGGACTTCCGTCGGCCCACTGAGAAAGCAGAATGCTGGGATTTGCAGGCATCTCCTGGAGCTCCAGCCTGTCCCTTATCTCCTTTGTGGCCTTCAGTCCCCCGTGGTCCCAGGGAACCCTCAATCCCAGGCTTCCCAGGAGTTCCCCTTTCTCCACGGTCACCTTTGTCACCTTAAAAAGACAGATAATAAGGTGTAAggaaaaaagcaaacattttcctgactattttttattattatttatttatttatttatttttgcaatatttcaagatgaacacttactggactgaataAACATAGGTTTACttgatttttctaaaatattatgtatggatagtcatgttaaaatgtgattatcggacatgatacatcaggcttttgaggaatgtCATCTCTCAGTCACTGTtgaattgcattgcattatatgttctGTCCCTACAAGAAAAACTACAGAGCTCTGCACATAacactaagcatttaaatatcattttattaagacatatttttggaaaaaatagtgtgacaactgatatttataaatgcaatttatagAAGTAGcctgctatactgttataaagttCTCATTGATTTATATTAAAGCTATCAGAAATGCATCTTACTTTATGGCCATAAAAATATCAGATACTGCACCAAATTGGATATTTTTGCTTAGTTTGTGCctctaaataaaattttttgCAAACTAAAATAAGTCCCCAGAACCTCAAATCACAGCttctaaaatgacaaaagacaTTCTCAGACACTTATCTTAGGTTCTTTGTCTTTTGTCAACATACAATTTTGGCACTAATTGTGACCTCAGCTCAGAATTTCCACAGACCACATTTGCTGCAAGCTTCATTCCCATATATGCAACAAGCACATGCACATATGACATATAAAACAACTCTCATGCGGTTTACGCCACATCAGCACCTTTCCTGCCAGGTTTGTCACTTCCTGTCCACCAAGTAGGCCTCCAGTGAAGCAGATATTTCTGAGCCAAGAGAGGTTAACTGAGGCTCACAGAGGGGAAGAAAGCAGCTGAAAACACGTTCACATCATTCAGCCCAATGAACGCCTTATTTCCCAGTTGAATTACACTTATGCTTAGTTTGCAGTTCAGAACCAATATCCCACAGCACTTGTGCCAGAAAAGCAATAGATTGGGAAACAGGGAAAACTAAAATCCAACAAGGATCATTGGGATCAAAACTTGGCTACAGTAAGATGGTCAATATAATAAGTTTGTGCTAATGTTATTTGACTCGGAAACATCATGTGCGGCACCTGTGGATGCTTTAAGTGGTTTAAAGTAATAGCTCAGACAAAcatgaaaatatgctgaaaattaactttttttagaacagatttggagaaattcagtATAACATCaattgctcaccagtggatgctctgcagtgaatgggtgccgtcagaacttcagtccatcaattaccaccttgtgaagtgaaaagctgcatgttttatttactttagtttactgtgtttttacttGTAAATGGGGCTTGATCTGTGCaaatttctctcctgattcagatgagacaacttttattttctttatgacaTGTCGTGAACAAATTCAtcaatgatgaatttgtttcttacaaacatagcttttcactttacaagacattaaagggttagttcacccaaaaatgaaaattagcctgtgatttactcaccctcgaggtgtatatgactttcttctttcagaagaatccaatcggagtcatattaaaaattgggtcccactttatattaagtggccttaacgaCTATGTACCTACACATAAATTAAGCATTTAGTACAATGcaattattgtgtacatacatgtttttacattgtacttatatcttaaaatatacctgcatgtaattacatctgtaattaatttctgtaattaaatttataattacactgttgaggCATCCCTTACGCCttaacctacccagaccaccaaacctgtccttaaccttacccatatcccacctcagtagcagtaaaagtgttttgcaatacaatatgaacaaagtacattgtacttattttttgatgtaagtacatagtcgctaaggccacttaatataaagtgggaccaaaaattgtcctggctcatAAAGTGTTATCATTGCAGTGGctgggtgtttctgttcaacagtccacAAGACGTCAAATAAAGTGCGCGCATCCgtaataaaacatgcctcacacggctccggggcgTGAActaaggcctcctgtagcgaatccatgtgtttttgtaagaaacatatccatatttcaaacgtaataaacacttttctgtCACTTCTGCTGACTGTCGAACGCAGAAGCCGTTcaggcggatgacgtaggacgtatGCGTCTCGCACCTCTGAGATATGCTAGTCTCGAGAGTTTGTgtacaggagcaaaggaagcaaagtttccttactttagcaaaggaaaaccagtctttTCTTGgtttatatcgaaatcctctgacatttttctttatgaatCCTCGGTTTGTGCTTCTAATTCATGAatgccattttgttttgttctctctccgcATTCGTCACTAATCATGTGCACTTACGCTACACCTACGCCATCTGCCGGAACAGCATCCGCATACGACAGTTAGATGAAGTTAGAGAGAAATGTTgattacgtttgaaatatggatatttttcttacaaaaacgcatggattcgctatacaggaggcctttattcaccccctggAGCCAcgtgaggcatgttttattatggatgcacGCACTTTATTTGacgtgttttggactgttgaacagaaacacccaccCACTACAATGATAACGCTTGGaatagccaggacaatttttaatataactgattggattcatctgaaagacgaaagtcatatacacctaggatgcctcgagggtgagtaaaacacaggctaattttcatttttgggtgaacaaaccCTTTAATAGATGGACTGGAGTTACtagtggattattgtaatgtttttatcagctgtttggcctctcattctgacggcacccattcactgcataggatccattggtaagcaagtgatgtaatgcgaAATTTCTCCCAATCCGTTGTGATGAAAAAATTCATCTTGGATGGCATGAGTctgagtacattttcataacattttcatttttggttgcaATAAACTGTGTTACAGAACTTTCAGGGTTTACCCCGAAAGAAAAGGGATAGCATTATGAGTTACACAACTTGTTTTTCATGTAAGCTGAAGCACTTTTTCGGGGTACCTTTGAGAATGGTCATGTTGATGTAAGTGCGGACCTCAGGCATTCCAGGCATGCTTTCTCTGAGCGTCGCAGCGTCATctagtggtgggaggtggtcaCAGCATCGATGGCAGGCCGGTTGAGGTATCGAGACTACCATATGTAGAAACAGACTGGCAAGCAGGAGGGACCCAAACATTGTGCGATCTGAGATAAAAGAGTAAACTCATAAGAGTAATGGCTTTCATTTCATGAGTATTTCAGCCGCTCCCTAAAACAACTTTCCACACACTGTTATTGTTTTGCTAATGTGAGACTGTGAAAGCATCTCTGTATTTATTAGTGGGATCATTAAGGCAGACTGGATTAGTGTAATCTTGAAAAATAGAAAGAGAGGGGATTCTGGGTAATGCTAAGAGTGGAATGCAGCCTGTAGGCCCCTTCAGGACACAGATGAATGTTTCTCTTGGTCTTAGTCCAACCTGCACACGACTACAGCTAAACTAACAGATTTCAGTTATCTGCTCTCCACTCGACAGAATCCAGCTCGTATCTTCCAGAGTTCATCTGATAACTCTAATGAGACTTTATAACACTTCCAAATTCATATGTGCTGAGGTTTAATCTTAGTGATGTTATAATACTTTCTCATGCCGCAGATGTACAGATACTATTAGTAATCATAGGCTGAGTCCCCCAAAAAGTGTAAACAATGAGGCTGTGTTGTATTTCCATGGATCATATCAGATGGAGACCACTGtgcaattatttaaatttatggtATAATCTATTTCAGACAAACTGTCCCAAAGCAGCAGATAATAGAAGAAAACCTAGCTGGTTGCTTTGCATGTAGGTCAAATATCTCTTCCTCTCTAAGTGAACAATTCTTGGCCATAAAAAGCTGCAAGTGGACCGTAAATTATGACTTAAAACAGTGGATATAAAACATCATATAATCAAAGCCTAAAAAGATCACTACTTGTGGGTGGAAGACATGTATTTAACCAGTAAATACTGAAACCAGTAACCTATCATTCAATAAGGCAAAatggaaaatgaaatgaaatgaaaatctgtAGGATAGATTATTACTAATTGTTTAttagttagtttgtttgttttgaacaCTCAAAATGTGAAGTACACTACTATTTCCATTAAAGAAAtccatacttttattcagattcagatcaaaagtgacagtaaagacattaaaaatatatacatttttttaatttgtcaagtaaatactgttcttttgaacatttaatgcatcaaagaatgctgaaaaaatccacaaaaacattaagcagcacaactgttttcaatattgataacaataaggaatgtttcttgagtcaaatcagcataataaaatgatttctgaaggatcatgtgacactgaagactggagtaattcagctttgcattttGGAGCATTTTTATGATCTGCAGCTATGGGATCTGCATTACATCAGACTAACAGGCTGCTGGGTCTGACATGTTGAGACCTTTAAGGAAAGTCAAGCTTTTGATACACTAGCATAAAAAGTAAAGTCTAAAGGGGTAGGTCATAAAACTTTCAATACTGACAATTTCCATTGCAAAAGTGCAAGTGATAGACATACATAGACATGTTTTGAATGTACCAAAGCTGAAGATGAGATAAAGCATGACtccaattaattataataataatcaaattaatgcattttaaaatttggCTAAATGTTTCACTGTCAATTCAATACTAATGCATCAAgtgaaattaaaaagtaatgtacaATGActctattattttaatgtttaatgtgatTATTTTAAACCAGGCT is a window from the Onychostoma macrolepis isolate SWU-2019 chromosome 03, ASM1243209v1, whole genome shotgun sequence genome containing:
- the c1qtnf6a gene encoding complement C1q tumor necrosis factor-related protein 6, whose product is MFGSLLLASLFLHMVVSIPQPACHRCCDHLPPLDDAATLRESMPGMPEVRTYINMTILKGDKGDRGERGTPGKPGIEGSLGPRGTEGHKGDKGQAGAPGDACKSQHSAFSVGRRKSLHSIDNYQALIFDTIFVNSPEHFNMFAGKYRCQIPGIYFFNVNIHTWNFKETYLHIMQNNSEKAIVYAQPSDRSIMQSQSVMLPLQEGDEVWVRLYKRERENAIYSDDVDIYITFNGYLIKPEIE